The following are encoded together in the Streptomyces flavofungini genome:
- the dndA gene encoding cysteine desulfurase DndA gives MAVVVAYLDVAATTRVDPRVADVVRHWMTEEFGNAGSRTHEYGARAKKAVQEARAYLAGSVGAKTEEVIFTSGATESNNIALLGMAPYGEKSERRHIITSAIEHKAVLEPLQHLQSRGFEVDFLEPGASGRIETEAVLARLRPDTLLVSLMHVNNETGVIQPVAELAEKLCETPTFLHVDAAQGYGKVPQDLKAPIDMISISGHKIGAPKGVGALVTRRRGWDKVPLEPIMFGGGQERKLRPGTLPVPLIMGLYEAARIFNEGQARWKRDALAIRERMLTALGKTRFRINGDADRTVPHILNVTFDGLNAEALIVRLKSQVAVATGSACTSAAYTPSHVLTAMGLPEEVATNGLRFSWFPSQIADFDPEDVAATIARMQPDAV, from the coding sequence GTGGCGGTTGTGGTGGCGTATCTGGATGTGGCAGCAACGACTCGGGTGGACCCCCGCGTGGCGGATGTCGTGCGCCACTGGATGACTGAAGAGTTCGGCAACGCCGGCAGCCGCACCCATGAGTACGGAGCGCGCGCCAAGAAGGCGGTGCAAGAAGCTCGGGCATACCTAGCGGGCTCGGTAGGCGCCAAGACGGAGGAGGTCATCTTCACCTCCGGGGCAACCGAGTCGAACAACATCGCCCTTCTGGGCATGGCTCCCTACGGCGAGAAGAGTGAGCGACGCCACATCATCACGTCCGCAATCGAGCACAAGGCAGTGCTTGAGCCCCTTCAGCACCTGCAGAGCCGGGGCTTCGAGGTCGACTTCTTGGAGCCGGGAGCATCTGGCCGAATCGAGACAGAGGCGGTACTGGCGAGGTTGCGCCCAGACACGCTCTTGGTCTCCCTCATGCACGTGAACAACGAGACTGGCGTCATCCAGCCCGTCGCGGAGCTCGCCGAGAAGCTCTGCGAGACGCCGACATTCCTGCATGTCGACGCCGCACAGGGCTACGGCAAGGTCCCGCAGGACCTCAAGGCCCCCATCGACATGATCAGCATCAGCGGCCACAAGATCGGCGCCCCGAAGGGCGTGGGGGCGCTGGTGACGCGACGACGCGGGTGGGACAAGGTTCCACTGGAGCCGATCATGTTCGGAGGCGGCCAGGAGCGGAAGCTCCGTCCGGGGACGCTGCCTGTGCCGCTGATCATGGGTCTTTATGAAGCAGCAAGGATTTTCAACGAGGGGCAGGCTCGTTGGAAGCGGGACGCCCTTGCGATCCGAGAGCGAATGCTCACCGCCCTTGGCAAGACGCGCTTCCGGATTAATGGGGACGCTGATCGCACCGTGCCCCACATTCTGAACGTGACGTTCGATGGCCTCAATGCGGAGGCGCTGATCGTGCGCCTTAAGAGTCAGGTAGCTGTGGCGACCGGCTCGGCGTGCACCAGCGCGGCGTACACGCCCAGTCACGTTCTGACAGCGATGGGATTGCCGGAGGAAGTTGCAACCAATGGGCTGCGATTTTCGTGGTTCCCGAGTCAGATTGCAGACTTCGACCCGGAGGACGTGGCAGCGACGATCGCTCGGATGCAGCCTGACGCAGTCTGA
- the dndE gene encoding DNA sulfur modification protein DndE — MSLDSVRLSQPAKDRLSWLKRTTGIPNWNVLCRWALVMSLKDPSTPLVKDIVTDSTVEMSWKTFAGQYGDVYLALLKQRCIADGEEPTDENVAKTLTIHLHRGIGHLGGQKEFQSLEGLVGTVNPS; from the coding sequence ATGTCGCTCGATAGCGTCCGTCTCTCGCAGCCAGCCAAAGATCGTTTGTCGTGGCTGAAGCGCACGACCGGGATCCCCAACTGGAATGTTCTGTGTCGGTGGGCCCTCGTCATGTCACTCAAGGACCCGTCGACCCCGTTGGTTAAGGACATCGTCACCGATTCGACTGTGGAGATGTCATGGAAGACCTTCGCCGGCCAGTACGGCGACGTCTATCTTGCACTCCTTAAGCAACGCTGTATTGCCGACGGGGAAGAGCCGACGGATGAAAACGTCGCCAAGACTTTGACGATTCATCTACACCGAGGAATTGGCCACCTGGGCGGTCAAAAGGAGTTTCAATCTCTGGAAGGACTGGTCGGAACAGTCAATCCTTCGTAA
- a CDS encoding HNH endonuclease — protein sequence MILARRARKRVEIGISLREDLWALGQPQPRCYLCGFLFGPQARDKFLRESKAGPPVSKLVDFTRPRGQLPAQLCIEVDHVIPVAEGGQTIVDNLRLACGWCNSTKNRYTNIYDATPWSGGIFQHPALGPVTRPQPLWVLRTVATRRRCEHPDGCSSKIEDSELFAGPRNPKGALTPVNLAVYCETHDPWHLDRWIGPKRLAASSTA from the coding sequence ATGATCCTTGCCCGAAGGGCACGGAAGCGAGTGGAAATCGGCATTTCGCTACGTGAAGACCTCTGGGCCTTGGGGCAACCGCAACCGCGCTGCTATCTATGCGGATTCCTTTTCGGGCCCCAGGCTCGGGATAAGTTTCTCCGCGAATCTAAAGCGGGGCCACCAGTATCGAAACTCGTTGACTTCACGCGCCCTCGCGGCCAACTTCCCGCACAGCTATGTATTGAAGTCGACCACGTAATCCCCGTCGCCGAGGGTGGGCAAACGATAGTCGACAACTTGCGCCTAGCCTGCGGCTGGTGCAATTCGACAAAAAATCGATACACGAACATCTACGATGCCACCCCGTGGTCAGGTGGAATATTTCAGCACCCCGCGCTTGGACCCGTGACGCGACCCCAGCCACTCTGGGTATTGCGCACGGTCGCTACTCGCAGAAGGTGCGAGCACCCCGACGGGTGCTCGTCAAAAATTGAAGACAGCGAGCTGTTCGCGGGGCCTAGAAATCCTAAAGGAGCCCTGACGCCTGTGAATCTCGCCGTGTACTGTGAGACTCACGACCCCTGGCATCTAGATAGATGGATTGGACCGAAGCGCCTTGCCGCGTCTTCCACGGCGTAA
- the dndB gene encoding DNA sulfur modification protein DndB produces MESEAVAPATRVVAPRTSTGFEYTFPAIRGIQAGREFYVSMCPLRLIPKIFIFDEDELSPELRAQRILNKGRLPALTKYILDNPADYVFSALTASVDGEMDFDSHSADGTGFRTGQLRIPMDARFLINDGQHRRAAIELALKENPDLGEETIAVVFFHDAGLDRSQQMFADLNRHAVRPARSIGVLYDHRDPSSQVVREMTGRAKIFKGYVEMEKSNLSARSRMMFTLSALYYGTQALLQGLDLKQDAATELAQLYWETIDKALPEWEMVRTRALTSAEMRRDFIHSHGIALHALGRIGNSLLRESTSPAKWQKRLAPLEQVDWARANTDWEGRAIVGGRVSKSHQNVTLTVNYLRNHLGLGLSPEEQRVEDAYLRGDA; encoded by the coding sequence GTGGAGAGCGAAGCTGTGGCACCTGCGACCCGAGTCGTCGCCCCCCGCACTTCGACGGGGTTCGAGTACACCTTCCCTGCGATCCGCGGCATTCAGGCAGGTCGAGAGTTCTACGTCTCTATGTGCCCGCTGCGGCTGATCCCCAAGATCTTTATCTTTGACGAAGATGAGCTGTCTCCGGAGCTGCGGGCGCAACGCATCCTCAACAAGGGGAGACTCCCCGCCCTTACTAAGTATATTCTGGACAATCCGGCTGATTACGTCTTCAGTGCTCTGACTGCTTCGGTCGATGGCGAAATGGACTTCGACAGCCACAGCGCGGATGGCACAGGCTTCCGCACAGGGCAGCTCCGCATCCCCATGGACGCCAGGTTCTTGATCAATGATGGGCAGCACCGACGGGCAGCCATCGAGCTCGCCCTCAAGGAGAACCCAGACCTGGGCGAGGAGACGATTGCTGTCGTCTTCTTCCACGACGCCGGGTTGGATCGATCCCAGCAGATGTTCGCCGACCTCAACCGGCATGCTGTCCGTCCGGCGCGCTCCATCGGTGTTCTCTACGACCACCGGGACCCTTCCTCCCAGGTGGTGCGGGAGATGACGGGAAGGGCGAAGATCTTCAAGGGCTACGTCGAGATGGAGAAAAGCAATCTCTCGGCCCGTTCCCGGATGATGTTCACCTTGAGCGCCCTGTACTACGGAACGCAGGCGCTCCTCCAAGGACTTGACCTCAAGCAAGACGCTGCTACGGAGCTGGCTCAGCTGTACTGGGAGACGATCGACAAGGCCCTCCCTGAGTGGGAGATGGTCCGCACCCGTGCTCTCACCTCCGCCGAGATGCGGCGCGACTTCATCCATAGTCACGGCATCGCCCTTCATGCCCTCGGGCGAATCGGAAACTCCCTCCTGCGTGAATCCACCTCGCCGGCCAAGTGGCAGAAGCGGCTCGCCCCACTTGAGCAGGTGGACTGGGCGCGGGCGAATACCGACTGGGAGGGACGTGCCATCGTCGGCGGCCGTGTGTCCAAGAGCCACCAGAACGTGACCCTGACCGTGAACTACCTGCGCAACCACCTCGGTCTCGGGCTTAGCCCCGAGGAGCAGCGCGTGGAAGACGCATACCTGCGAGGCGATGCATGA
- a CDS encoding type I restriction-modification system subunit M N-terminal domain-containing protein translates to MITGELKSKIDRLWDAFWSGRISNPLEVIEQITYLMFIRRLDILEQAKENKANRTGRPVENPTYADVTQVLRWSVFINESPENMLTQVRDGVFPWLRALGGEESTYAHHMKDARFTITTSNLLAKAVDMINGIDMGDKDIKGDLYEYRLGKIATAGQNGQFRTPRHIIQPPPQRPACRRDLRPRPRPRDGARILRRPDAPRRQGPWGLLPHVPGAV, encoded by the coding sequence GTGATTACAGGTGAGCTGAAGAGCAAGATCGACCGACTCTGGGACGCCTTCTGGTCTGGCCGGATCTCCAACCCATTGGAGGTCATCGAGCAGATCACCTACCTGATGTTCATTCGGCGCCTGGACATCTTGGAACAGGCCAAAGAGAACAAGGCCAACCGCACCGGGCGTCCCGTCGAGAACCCGACTTACGCGGACGTCACCCAGGTTCTGCGCTGGTCGGTGTTCATCAACGAGTCTCCCGAGAACATGCTCACACAGGTGCGTGACGGCGTCTTTCCCTGGCTTCGCGCGCTGGGTGGTGAGGAGTCCACCTACGCGCACCACATGAAGGACGCTCGCTTCACCATTACTACGTCGAACCTGCTTGCCAAGGCTGTTGACATGATCAACGGCATCGACATGGGCGACAAGGACATCAAGGGCGACCTGTACGAGTACAGGCTCGGCAAGATCGCTACGGCAGGGCAGAACGGCCAGTTCCGTACGCCTCGGCACATCATCCAGCCGCCTCCACAGCGTCCGGCATGCCGACGAGATCTACGTCCTCGACCAAGGCCGCGTGACGGAGCACGGATCCTTCGACGACCTGATGCACCTCGACGCCAAGGGCCCTGGGGACTTCTGCCGCATGTACCTGGTGCAGTCTGA
- a CDS encoding DNA phosphorothioation-associated putative methyltransferase: protein MQQQTWNSDRRRTAIGRVALSVPARQALADRQLTPDRTILDYGCGRGDDVRALERLDCKVVGWDPYYRSETRAEPSSVVLLTYVLNVIEDSAERCETLKRAWELASTVLIVSARLTWEKSKVRGEAFGDGLLTSRRTFQHLFGASELRSYVEEVTGARVVSAAPGIVYVFKDDTARLGYLAHRITPDAEWLTSEDTASAITALVDYVERRGRPPRIDEMPRATAELLAHLKPGEVKRLVNDTADPGKVAEGGKRSTLNTLLYLAVELFNGRGPFASLPLGVQLDVRSFFTSYKEACQRSDRLLLKLRDDAYVRGAMNASAIGKMTPTALYVHRRALDRMPTILRLYEHCASIAAGRPQEWTLAKLKHQGRAVSWLDYPEFDKDPHPRILSSYLVDLKSLETSHLSYANSENRPLLHRKHEFLAPDDPDVDRYHRLTSSEVKAGLYEHPHLIGTEKGWEAELIRCGRELRGHRLVRRPEG, encoded by the coding sequence ATGCAGCAACAGACCTGGAACAGTGATCGCCGCCGCACTGCCATCGGCCGTGTCGCCCTCTCCGTCCCCGCCCGCCAAGCTCTCGCCGACAGACAGCTCACGCCTGACAGAACGATCCTCGACTACGGCTGTGGACGCGGCGACGACGTACGGGCCTTGGAAAGACTGGACTGCAAGGTCGTCGGCTGGGACCCCTACTACCGCTCGGAGACGCGCGCTGAGCCCTCCTCGGTTGTCCTCCTCACTTACGTCTTGAACGTGATCGAGGACTCGGCTGAACGCTGTGAAACCCTGAAGCGCGCCTGGGAACTCGCCAGCACCGTTTTGATCGTCTCCGCACGTCTCACCTGGGAGAAGTCCAAAGTCCGCGGCGAGGCATTCGGTGACGGCCTGCTCACCAGCCGCCGGACCTTCCAACATCTCTTCGGTGCCAGTGAGTTGCGCTCCTACGTCGAGGAAGTCACCGGTGCCCGGGTTGTCTCGGCGGCCCCCGGCATCGTCTACGTCTTCAAGGACGACACAGCCCGACTCGGCTATCTCGCCCATCGGATCACCCCAGATGCCGAGTGGCTGACCTCCGAGGACACCGCGTCCGCGATCACGGCTCTCGTCGACTACGTGGAGCGGCGGGGACGTCCGCCCCGCATTGACGAGATGCCCCGGGCGACGGCCGAACTCCTCGCGCATCTCAAGCCCGGTGAGGTGAAGCGACTGGTGAACGACACCGCAGATCCCGGCAAGGTTGCTGAGGGCGGAAAGCGCTCCACCTTGAACACTCTGCTCTACCTGGCGGTGGAGCTGTTCAACGGCCGAGGCCCCTTCGCCAGCTTGCCCCTCGGCGTGCAGCTCGACGTCCGATCCTTCTTCACGTCGTACAAGGAAGCCTGCCAGCGATCCGACCGGCTCCTCCTCAAGCTCCGCGACGACGCCTACGTGCGCGGCGCCATGAACGCCTCAGCCATCGGCAAGATGACACCGACCGCGCTGTACGTCCATCGGCGCGCCCTGGACCGTATGCCCACGATCCTGCGCCTGTACGAGCACTGCGCGTCCATCGCCGCCGGCCGCCCACAGGAATGGACCCTGGCGAAGCTGAAGCATCAAGGCCGGGCCGTCAGTTGGCTCGACTATCCCGAGTTCGACAAGGACCCACACCCGCGGATCTTGTCCTCCTACCTAGTGGATCTGAAGTCCCTCGAGACGTCACACCTGTCCTACGCGAACTCGGAGAACCGCCCGCTTCTCCACCGCAAGCATGAGTTCCTGGCACCGGACGACCCCGATGTGGACCGTTACCACCGGCTCACCAGCTCCGAGGTGAAGGCGGGGCTGTACGAGCACCCACACCTCATCGGCACCGAGAAGGGCTGGGAAGCCGAGCTCATCCGCTGTGGCCGCGAACTGCGCGGCCACCGGCTCGTCCGGCGTCCGGAAGGCTGA
- a CDS encoding ATP-binding protein, whose translation MNDIAEGAIPVVLSGQALLSLRESGHNFPSAVGEVIDNSVEARANHVQIMTEEVMKGRKKVISQIAFFDDGEGMDDKTLHHYLQLGFSTRFMSDKTIGKFGVGAKLAGLSVGTCIEAWSRVAGSEAIRHVMFDLDDAVEAEKRGEKIGINPPDDEPLPAHLVPYFPEGTGTLVLWSKIDRVSDGHGRSTPDHVRTEITKELSRIFRDFLCGGIRITVDHTDLVPHDPTFLRKGTWVDKVLTDEIARRENAPRDDKDTHFEGQVFFNEEVDVQGTDHKIRVVITLAPREVLRAKGKGGDALARKLRLPENEGAISFMRLDREISYTPVARLFPDGILTPDRFIGFEVYFTPELDRLMGVRNVKRGAVPADELRKTLRDLARRIIPRAREELQRHWGDDDRTEAVKSGEHASLAKAVKEADRTMPKSRVKDVPTPDERDREYVDLAQDAGRSSTEEEQAAYVQEIKDMPFVIETVSFPGDQLIELTHLGDQTIIRLNQRHAFYREMYEPLNALSKDVTMANAPSLQTTARRAIEAITLLLVAYAKAESMHDTPNEQYGQLRKQWGGFAELYLNKIKDVL comes from the coding sequence ATGAACGACATCGCCGAGGGCGCCATTCCCGTCGTCCTGTCCGGCCAGGCACTCCTCAGCCTCCGTGAGTCGGGCCATAACTTCCCGTCCGCAGTCGGGGAAGTGATCGACAACAGCGTCGAGGCACGCGCCAACCACGTCCAGATCATGACTGAAGAGGTCATGAAGGGGCGCAAGAAGGTGATCAGCCAGATCGCCTTTTTCGACGACGGGGAGGGCATGGATGACAAGACCCTGCACCACTACCTGCAACTTGGCTTCTCCACGCGGTTCATGTCCGACAAGACCATCGGCAAGTTTGGTGTCGGCGCCAAGCTGGCCGGCCTCAGCGTGGGCACGTGCATCGAAGCATGGTCTCGTGTGGCGGGTAGCGAGGCGATCAGGCATGTGATGTTCGACCTGGACGATGCCGTCGAAGCAGAGAAGCGGGGGGAGAAGATCGGCATTAACCCGCCCGACGATGAGCCGCTGCCCGCCCATCTCGTGCCCTACTTCCCGGAAGGCACCGGGACGCTAGTCCTTTGGTCCAAGATCGACCGGGTGTCCGACGGACACGGCCGCAGCACCCCGGACCACGTCCGCACAGAAATCACCAAGGAACTCTCCAGGATCTTCCGGGACTTCCTCTGCGGCGGCATCAGGATCACGGTCGACCACACCGATCTTGTGCCCCACGACCCGACGTTTCTGCGCAAGGGAACTTGGGTGGACAAGGTCCTGACGGATGAAATCGCTCGCCGCGAGAACGCGCCGCGGGACGACAAGGACACCCACTTCGAGGGGCAGGTCTTCTTCAACGAAGAAGTGGACGTCCAGGGAACCGATCACAAGATTCGAGTGGTCATTACGCTCGCACCCCGCGAAGTGCTGCGGGCCAAGGGCAAGGGTGGAGACGCCCTGGCACGCAAGCTGCGGTTGCCCGAGAACGAGGGCGCAATCAGCTTCATGCGGCTCGATCGCGAGATCAGTTACACGCCGGTGGCCCGTCTCTTCCCCGACGGGATCCTTACGCCGGACAGGTTCATCGGCTTCGAGGTCTACTTCACCCCTGAGCTCGACCGCCTCATGGGCGTTCGCAACGTCAAGCGCGGAGCAGTGCCGGCAGATGAACTCCGCAAGACTCTCCGTGATTTGGCTCGCCGGATCATCCCGCGGGCGCGCGAAGAACTCCAGCGCCACTGGGGCGATGACGATCGGACCGAAGCGGTGAAGTCAGGGGAGCACGCCTCTCTGGCCAAGGCGGTGAAGGAAGCCGATCGCACGATGCCCAAGTCGCGAGTCAAGGACGTACCCACTCCGGACGAACGGGACAGGGAGTACGTCGACCTTGCTCAGGATGCGGGGCGCAGCTCGACCGAGGAAGAGCAGGCAGCATACGTCCAAGAGATCAAGGACATGCCCTTCGTAATCGAGACGGTCAGCTTCCCTGGCGACCAACTCATCGAGCTGACCCACCTTGGGGACCAGACGATCATCCGGCTCAATCAGCGACACGCCTTCTACCGGGAGATGTACGAGCCGCTTAATGCTCTCTCCAAGGACGTCACCATGGCGAATGCTCCGTCGCTGCAGACGACGGCACGTCGAGCGATCGAAGCCATAACTTTGCTGCTCGTCGCCTACGCGAAGGCTGAGTCGATGCACGACACCCCGAACGAGCAGTACGGACAGTTGAGGAAGCAATGGGGCGGCTTCGCTGAGCTATACCTCAACAAGATCAAGGATGTTCTCTGA
- the dndD gene encoding DNA sulfur modification protein DndD, protein MLLRNITLEEFGAYRGKQSLDLTVKKSKPIILIGGLNGCGKTTLLDAIQLALYGPRARCSGRGSKAYETYLRESINRQHDPARGSSVTLEFTVTVDGKEHYYRVARSWHVNGKTLKEFLNVSVDENYVTKPGRRTQPELKYSRLLSEGWADYVEDLLPLEVASLSFFDGEKIESLADPERAASVIESAVHSLLGVSTVQQLRTDLLALQRRQKLSDGEQHLMDNIRAQEHERESVQEQLDVAEQDSKHQDALLKNARHKLESLEREFQNEGGGLFERRLEIEQERKRADERLAELRLSLAQVAAGPLPLLMMRTHLKDVRKQARREQSAAEAGQVLDVLEKRDQWLLDLLPEDARDTITKRLEEDRVKRSKSSVLKVDFALPHDALAQLTVLDEVLVRDEARASELLALVAAAAEELDQLDRQLAGVPEQSKVEDLQKKRAAQLKELARMEATVARGRERATELKRRRANVEAALERAHKEFVRTKVKAEEVERIIKYSEKARGTLERFGEALLQRHISRLEVAVLQSFKDLMRKRGLVQDLRIAGDFRLTLTDSQGDTIDPGRLSAGERQILAVSLLWGLMKVAGNRLPSVIDTPLGRLDSRHREHLVDRYFPQASDQVLLLSTDEEIDEYLLGRLKKSVAHTYTLVHDDTTFTTNVVEGYWWNEGALHVAR, encoded by the coding sequence ATGCTCCTGCGTAACATCACCCTTGAAGAGTTCGGCGCTTATCGAGGTAAGCAGTCACTCGACCTCACCGTGAAGAAGAGCAAGCCGATCATCCTGATCGGTGGACTCAACGGTTGCGGCAAGACGACTCTGCTCGATGCCATCCAGCTCGCCCTGTACGGTCCGCGTGCCCGATGCAGTGGACGAGGCAGCAAGGCATACGAGACCTACCTTCGCGAGAGCATCAACCGACAGCACGACCCGGCACGTGGTTCCTCAGTCACTTTGGAGTTTACCGTCACTGTCGACGGTAAAGAGCACTACTACAGAGTCGCCCGAAGCTGGCACGTCAACGGCAAGACCCTGAAGGAATTCCTCAACGTCTCCGTTGATGAGAACTACGTCACCAAGCCTGGGCGCCGTACTCAGCCAGAACTGAAGTACAGCAGGCTACTCAGCGAAGGCTGGGCAGACTACGTCGAAGACCTGCTTCCGCTTGAAGTGGCATCGCTGTCCTTCTTCGACGGCGAGAAGATCGAGTCCCTCGCCGACCCTGAGCGTGCAGCCTCGGTCATCGAGTCAGCGGTGCATTCCTTGCTCGGAGTAAGCACCGTGCAACAGCTCCGCACTGACCTGCTCGCACTCCAACGTCGCCAGAAGCTGTCCGATGGGGAACAGCACCTGATGGACAACATTCGTGCACAGGAGCATGAACGCGAGTCTGTTCAGGAACAGCTGGACGTGGCGGAGCAGGATTCGAAGCACCAAGATGCTCTGCTGAAGAATGCTCGCCACAAACTTGAGAGCTTGGAGCGCGAGTTCCAGAACGAAGGAGGCGGCCTCTTCGAGCGCCGTCTCGAGATCGAGCAAGAGCGTAAGCGGGCTGACGAGCGCCTTGCCGAGCTTCGTTTGTCCCTAGCCCAGGTCGCAGCAGGCCCGCTACCACTGCTCATGATGCGTACGCACCTGAAGGACGTCCGCAAGCAGGCCCGGCGTGAGCAGTCGGCGGCTGAAGCCGGCCAGGTCCTTGACGTCTTGGAGAAGCGAGATCAGTGGCTGCTCGATCTCTTGCCCGAGGATGCAAGGGACACGATCACGAAGAGGCTGGAGGAAGACCGAGTCAAGCGCTCCAAGTCTTCTGTCTTGAAGGTGGACTTCGCGCTTCCCCACGATGCTCTGGCGCAGCTGACGGTGCTTGACGAGGTTCTCGTACGAGACGAGGCTCGGGCCAGCGAGCTTCTGGCACTTGTTGCCGCTGCTGCTGAGGAACTCGATCAACTGGATCGCCAGCTGGCCGGTGTCCCGGAGCAGAGCAAGGTGGAAGACCTCCAGAAGAAGCGCGCAGCACAGCTCAAAGAGCTTGCCCGCATGGAGGCCACGGTCGCCCGTGGCAGGGAACGGGCCACCGAACTCAAGCGGCGTCGGGCCAACGTGGAAGCCGCCCTTGAACGTGCTCACAAGGAGTTCGTCCGGACGAAGGTGAAGGCCGAAGAAGTCGAGCGGATCATCAAGTATTCGGAGAAGGCCCGCGGGACTCTTGAGCGCTTTGGTGAAGCACTCCTGCAGCGGCATATCAGTCGGCTTGAGGTGGCTGTACTGCAGAGCTTCAAGGACCTCATGCGAAAGCGGGGACTCGTCCAAGACCTCCGCATCGCCGGCGACTTCAGGCTCACGCTGACCGACTCTCAAGGCGACACGATCGACCCTGGGCGCCTCAGCGCTGGCGAGCGGCAGATCCTAGCCGTCTCACTTCTGTGGGGGCTGATGAAAGTCGCCGGAAACCGTCTTCCCAGCGTGATCGACACGCCGCTCGGACGCCTCGACAGCCGCCATCGCGAGCACCTTGTGGACCGATACTTCCCGCAGGCGAGCGACCAGGTACTTCTCCTCTCCACTGACGAGGAGATCGACGAATACCTGCTGGGCCGCCTGAAGAAGTCGGTAGCCCATACCTACACGCTGGTCCACGACGATACGACCTTCACCACCAACGTCGTCGAGGGGTACTGGTGGAACGAAGGAGCCCTGCATGTCGCTCGATAG
- the dndC gene encoding DNA phosphorothioation system sulfurtransferase DndC produces the protein MNTPLPLGLPSVRRLPFDGRLLDDVVAELTDEVRELYTADEVPWVIGYSGGKDSTAVLQLVWTALKELPADKLIKPVHVISTDTLVENPVVAAWVTASLETMEKAAAEQGLPVEPHRLTPEIKDTFWVNLIGRGYPAPRPKFRWCTERLKIKPSNSFIRSVVAAHGEAIMVLGIRKTESQARARAMEKHEKRRVRDRLSPNANLPNSLVYSPVEDWTNDDVWEYLMQKPNPWGYNNQDLLSMYQGASEDGECPLVVDSTTPSCGSSRFGCWTCTLVEQDKSMTAMIQNDEEKEWMIPLLNLRDKLDSPFGFVEDKLDPDYQPGKKIPHPRPDKQARDFRRMNGQVNLFTRGSDGEFSVVHGPYLQKYREEWLRELLTAQTWIRAHAPEHVRNIELISIEELTEIRRIWVFDKHEVEDSVPTIYKKATGEEFPGGPLDEQLVMGADEMELLKEVCDGDELHYDMVRELLSVERKYRTMTRRSGLFQALEGAVQKGFYEDRDDAVAFAQRKKKWREEVETNPTFDEVTDTDAPA, from the coding sequence ATGAATACCCCCCTTCCCCTTGGCCTGCCCTCCGTCCGACGGCTGCCGTTTGACGGTCGGCTGCTCGACGACGTCGTCGCCGAACTGACTGACGAGGTGCGCGAGCTCTACACCGCGGATGAAGTTCCTTGGGTGATCGGGTACAGCGGTGGCAAGGACTCCACCGCAGTCCTTCAGCTGGTCTGGACGGCGCTGAAAGAACTGCCAGCCGACAAACTCATCAAGCCGGTTCATGTCATCAGCACAGACACCCTGGTTGAGAACCCGGTAGTGGCGGCTTGGGTTACTGCGTCGCTCGAAACCATGGAGAAGGCTGCTGCCGAGCAGGGGTTGCCTGTCGAGCCGCATCGCCTGACTCCAGAGATCAAGGACACCTTCTGGGTCAACCTCATCGGCCGCGGATACCCTGCACCGCGTCCCAAGTTCCGTTGGTGCACCGAGCGGTTGAAGATCAAACCTTCCAACTCGTTCATCCGAAGTGTCGTAGCCGCTCACGGCGAAGCCATCATGGTCCTCGGTATTCGCAAGACTGAGAGCCAGGCCCGTGCCCGCGCGATGGAGAAGCACGAGAAGCGCCGTGTCCGCGACCGACTCTCGCCGAACGCAAACCTCCCTAACTCACTCGTCTACAGCCCCGTTGAGGACTGGACCAACGATGACGTGTGGGAGTACCTGATGCAGAAGCCCAACCCATGGGGCTACAACAATCAGGACCTCCTCAGCATGTATCAGGGTGCCTCTGAAGACGGGGAATGCCCGCTGGTGGTCGACTCCACTACTCCGTCTTGTGGTTCAAGCCGCTTCGGCTGCTGGACGTGCACGCTGGTCGAGCAGGACAAGTCAATGACGGCAATGATCCAAAATGACGAAGAGAAGGAGTGGATGATCCCTCTGCTGAACTTGAGGGACAAACTCGATTCGCCCTTTGGTTTCGTTGAGGACAAGCTGGACCCCGACTACCAGCCCGGCAAGAAGATCCCGCACCCTCGGCCAGACAAGCAAGCTCGTGACTTCCGCCGGATGAACGGACAAGTCAACCTGTTCACTCGTGGCAGCGATGGGGAATTCAGCGTCGTCCATGGCCCCTACCTTCAGAAGTACCGGGAGGAGTGGCTCAGGGAGCTCCTGACTGCCCAAACCTGGATCAGGGCCCACGCGCCCGAGCACGTCCGCAACATTGAGCTCATCAGCATCGAAGAGCTCACGGAGATCCGGCGCATCTGGGTCTTCGACAAGCACGAGGTTGAGGACTCTGTACCGACGATCTATAAGAAGGCTACTGGCGAGGAGTTCCCCGGTGGTCCGCTCGATGAGCAGCTCGTCATGGGTGCCGATGAGATGGAGCTCCTCAAAGAGGTCTGTGACGGCGACGAGTTGCATTACGACATGGTGCGCGAGTTGCTCTCCGTCGAGCGCAAGTACCGCACCATGACGCGACGCTCAGGACTCTTCCAGGCACTCGAAGGCGCGGTGCAGAAGGGCTTCTATGAGGATCGTGACGATGCCGTCGCGTTCGCGCAGCGCAAGAAGAAGTGGCGCGAAGAGGTAGAGACCAACCCGACCTTCGACGAAGTGACCGACACTGATGCTCCTGCGTAA